One window from the genome of Antechinus flavipes isolate AdamAnt ecotype Samford, QLD, Australia chromosome X, AdamAnt_v2, whole genome shotgun sequence encodes:
- the LOC127542365 gene encoding uncharacterized protein LOC127542365 isoform X1: MRATRSTVRILGSWACHHSGADPPGRETFCIQMHPWQGPDCQVQPGSPVLCRFGNRQELVGLVGEPGKACSTPILAVRTAPYHSWLDAVARAAWKQIPSLPCMLFPPSSPYSHPRVHPAPYSALEEADSGIDSVRAQWPFPVTPSPGDPAKAHQLPPPRQRSSHTRLPLATTRGLPKDLVKSLFLPLGIPPAAKARAPTPSARSSAREPRGRAPTSQIHPGPVWPLRDLALGRLAADGGASQQGMQTARPEPQAAVGMAQAPAPLGLTKVGNLAQLETHSVTEAARVHTPSKARPSGVSEGAPPGPQMPQPATGRPQWIPWSQIIPPAARGPQTPWPQIPWPPSRQPQWIPQAQIPRPAIRGPLTSRPPTPWPATGGSLTSRPPTPWPATGGSLTSRPPTPWPATGGSLTSRPPTPWPATGGSLTSRPPTPWPATGGSLTSRPPTPWPATGGSLNPRPAAHTVAPWAHSHIPWPSGSQTHPTANADRPQTPAAVGSQTHSATDVLGAWLLPFQTVPAVLKSNTFGARAQLTYARARPWMAPDSEVAPEAAGPWVLQTPAAGQLPGQAPSGAGPWALAETEVPGPWSQRAAEPQSEGSLGARLAAPLPQPVAEAAGFWTTPAPAIKAIIPWPGPVSEMASEAIVPWAGPAPTMVQGLDLRNLPGTASGVRLPPSPALFSGSLTYWGPFLSPVLPLSPQSVPPAPAHSRPPLFSGALQALAWGPPGPSVPKSQPGSDSSGAGPSGIKDQLAPSSFPTSSAPSPFPSSAHLSSLAGPSRSRSPVPDLRHRLQQEQPLRVTLDQCLLGLGWRSSFQAYWLFQTALSSEQGPAECGARPGFAARCPTCWEAEEGEFPWVVSLQFSLSHFCSGSILNEWWVLTTASCANFIRNSEALAQVQAGVTDLEDQVRAQLVGIHRVLPYFGLEGPTGLGLILLKEPLRFQPRTLAVCLEEPSKRPAIQPRRHLHDCWVPGWTLIEGNLVTMQKRRLDVVEVSNCARFWPIESSMAFCVEAKKVTGQSSCKGDLGAPLMCRPKPHPEDAPWVQMGVLTAFDETCTRPYVFSRIHPFSLWLKASTKSQHPPWVQTAPRPTLSSLLQPEALVNRISLSFATPWQALIVTCDSRLCGGSILSPSWILTSAHCIRHMRTENMAVFLGLPQPGGNMTVARVSSVVLHERYQLVDGVPWNDLALVLLQKPLGSSQPLAPVGHVDDVNKAECWLTGPRELREGHFQDAQPCPPPSSSTLVPSPAGTQSHGAREIDSRLFAGETDRNPQALHVQVKDALSCARHLPGSIRNSVLCLAPWVPEYQVALDLMGPGSALLCRSRGKNGTWRQTGLTSIRSLTFLLAPYFPWISKTSSAQADHSWLSQSVGKPVSVTSAAVAEPRGLLGFLLLLTLWLRFQTA; this comes from the exons ATGCGAGCCACGAGGAGCACGGTGAGAATCCTGGGGTCCTGGGCCTGCCACCACTCGGGAGCTGATCCCCCTGGGAGGGAGACCTTCTGTATCCAGATGCATCCCTGGCAAGGCCCAGACTGTCAG GTGCAGCCCGGCAGTCCCGTGCTGTGCCGCTTTGGAAATCGTCAGGAGCTGGTGGGGCTGGTCGGCGAGCCCGGGAAGGCCTGCTCCACACCCATCCTGGCTGTGCGCACAGCCCCATACCACAGTTGGCTGGATGCTGTGGCACGCGCTGCTTGGAAGCAAATTCCGAGCTTGCCCTGCATGCTCTTTCCACCAAGTAGCCCCTACAGCCATCCCAGGGTGCACCCGGCTCCATACTCTGCCCTGGAGGAAGCCGACAGCGGAATAGATTCTGTGCGGGCCCAGTGGCCCTTCCCAGTGACTCCCAGCCCTGGGGACCCGGCGAAGGCTCACCAGCTTCCCCCGCCCAGACAGCGGTCCTCCCACACCAGGCTCCCCCTAGCCACCACTCGGGGCCTCCCCAAGGACTTGGTCAAGTCCCTGTTTCTGCCTCTGGGGATTCCACCAGCTGCCAAGGCCAGGGCTCCAACCCCTTCAGCCAGAAGCTCTGCCAGAGAGCCCCGGGGAAGGGCACCCACCTCCCAGATCCACCCCGGGCCTGTTTGGCCTCTCCGTGATCTGGCCCTAGGTCGCTTAGCTGCGGATGGAGGTGCGTCCCAACAGGGGATGCAGACAGCCAGACCAGAACCTCAAGCAGCTGTAGGGATGGCCCAAGCCCCAGCTCCCTTGGGCCTCACTAAGGTCGGTAATCTGGCCCAACTAGAGACTCACTCAGTCACTGAGGCAGCCAGAGTGCACACTCCTTCAAAAGCCAGGCCTTCAGGTGTCTCTGAGGGAGCTCCACCTGGGCCCCAGATGCCCCAACCAGCAACAGGACGGCCCCAGTGGATCCCCTGGTCCCAGATCATCCCACCAGCTGCCAGAGGACCCCAGACCCCCTGGCCTCAGATCCCCTGGCCACCTTCCAGACAGCCCCAGTGGATCCCCCAGGCTCAGATCCCCCGGCCAGCAATCCGAGGGCCCCTGACCTCCCGGCCCCCGACCCCCTGGCCGGCAACCGGAGGGTCCCTGACCTCCCGGCCCCCGACCCCCTGGCCGGCAACCGGAGGGTCCCTGACCTCCCGGCCCCCGACCCCCTGGCCGGCAACCGGAGGGTCCCTGACCTCCCGGCCCCCGACCCCCTGGCCGGCAACCGGAGGGTCCCTGACCTCCCGGCCCCCGACCCCCTGGCCGGCAACCGGAGGGTCCCTGACCTCCCGGCCCCCGACCCCCTGGCCGGCAACCGGAGGGTCCCTGAATCCCCGGCCTGCAGCTCACACTGTGGCTCCCTGGGCTCACTCTCACATCCCATGGCCATCTGGATCCCAGACTCATCCAACAGCTAATGCAGACAGACCCCAAACTCCGGCAGCTGTTGGATCTCAGACTCACTCGGCAACTGATGTTCTCGGAGCCTGGCTTCTTCCATTCCAGACAGTTCCGGCTGTTCTCAAGTCCAACACATTCGGAGCCCGGGCTCAGCTGACATATGCTCGAGCCAGGCCCTGGATGGCCCCAGACTCAGAAGTGGCCCCAGAAGCAGCTGGGCCTTGGGTTCTCCAGACACCAGCAGCTGGCCAACTGCCTGGGCAGGCTCCCAGTGGGGCTGGGCCCTGGGCTCTGGCTGAGACGGAAGTACCTGGTCCTTGGTCTCAGCGCGCAGCTGAGCCCCAGTCAGAAGGCAGTCTGGGAGCCCGCCTTGCCGCACCCCTGCCCCAGCCAGTGGCTGAAGCAGCCGGGTTTTGGACCACGCCAGCCCCGGCCATCAAAGCCATCATCCCCTGGCCTGGACCCGTGAGCGAGATGGCCTCTGAAGCCATAGTCCCCTGGGCCGGCCCAGCTCCCACCATGGTACAGGGACTAGATCTGAGGAACTTGCCAGGAACCGCCAGCGGTGTCCGCCTTCCACCTTCCCCGGCTCTATTCTCTGGCTCCCTCACCTACTGGGGCCCCTTCCTCTCCCCAGTGTTGCCCCTTTCGCCCCAGTCAGTGCCCCCAGCCCCTGCTCACTCGCGGCCTCCTCTCTTTTCTGGAGCTCTACAGGCATTGGCCTGGGGACCCCCAGGTCCATCAGTGCCCAAATCCCAGCCTGGCAGCGACTCCTCAGGGGCCGGCCCCTCCGGCATCAAGGACCAACTGGCTCCCTCGTCCTTTCCGAcctcctctgccccctccccctttccctcctcggCCCATCTCTCCTCTCTGGCAGGACCCTCTAGGTCCAGGAGCCCCGTGCCTGACCTCCGCCATCGGCTGCAGCAGGAGCAGCCCCTCAGGGTCACCTTGGACCAGTGTCTCTTGGGCCTGGGCTGGAGGAGCAGTTTCCAAGCCTATTGGCTCTTCCAGACGGCCTTGTCCTCTGAGCAGGGGCCAG CCGAGTGCGGCGCACGTCCGGGCTTCGCAGCTCGGTGCCCCACCTGCTGGGAGGCCGAGGAAGGCGAGTTCCCCTGGGTGGTCTCCTTGCAGTTCTCCCTGTCCCACTTCTGTTCGGGCTCCATCCTGAACGAGTGGTGGGTCCTGACCACCGCCAGCTGTGCCAACTTCAT ACGGAATTCGGAAGCCCTGGCCCAGGTCCAGGCTGGAGTCACCGACCTGGAAGACCAAGTTCGGGCCCAGCTCGTGGGCATCCACCGGGTCCTGCCTTACTTTGGGCTCGAAGGGCCCACGGGCTTGGGCCTGATCCTGCTCAAGGAGCCCCTGCGCTTCCAGCCCCGAACGCTGGCCGTGTGCCTCGAGGAGCCCTCCAAGAGGCCAGCGATACAGCCTCGGCGGCACCTCCACGACTGCTGGGTCCCCGGCTGGACCCTGATCGAGG GCAACCTGGTGACCATGCAGAAGCGGCGACTGGATGTGGTGGAGGTCAGCAACTGTGCCCGCTTCTGGCCCATTGAGAGCTCCATGGCCTTCTGTGTGGAGGCCAAGAAAGTGACGGGCCAGAGCAGCTGCAAG GGAGACCTGGGAGCCCCACTGATGTGCCGCCCAAAGCCACACCCAGAGGACGCCCCTTGGGTACAGATGGGGGTCCTCACCGCTTTTGACGAGACCTGCACTCGGCCCTACGTCTTCAGCCGTATCCACCCCTTCAGCCTTTGGCTCAAGGCCTCCACGAAATCCCAGCACCCCCCCTGGGTCCAGACTGCCCCCAGGCCCACCCTCTCTTCCCTGCTGCAACCTGAAG CCCTGGTGAATCGGATTTCTCTGAGCTTCGCCACACCCTGGCAAGCACTGATCGTGACCTGTGACAGCAGACTTTGCGGCGGCTCCATCCTCAGCCCGTCTTGGATCCTCACCTCAGCCCACTGTATCCGGCACAT GAGGACAGAGAACATGGCAGTATTCCTGGGGCTGCCACAGCCCGGTGGCAACATGACCGTCGCCCGCGTCTCCAGCGTGGTCCTGCACGAGCGCTACCAGTTGGTGGATGGGGTCCCCTGGAACGACCTGGCCCTTGTCCTCCTGCAGAAGCCCCTGGGCTCCAGCCAGCCGCTGGCCCCCGTTGGCCACGTGGATGACGTGAACAAAGCTGAGTGCTGGCTCACAGGGCCCCGAGAACTCCGAGAGG GTCATTTTCAGGATGCCCAGCCGTGTCCTCCTCCCTCCAGCTCGACACTAGTCCCTTCACCCGCTGGCACCCAAAGCCATGGGGCCAGGGAGATTGATTCCCGGCTGTTTGCAGGTGAGACGGACCGGAACCCACAAGCCCTGCACGTTCAGGTGAAGGATGCTCTGTCCTGTGCCCGCCACCTCCCTGGCAGCATCAGGAACTCCGTGCTATGCCTGGCTCCCTGGGTGCCAGAATACCAAGTGGCTTTG GATCTCATGGGCCCAGGCAGTGCCCTGTTGTGCCGCTCACGGGGTAAGAATGGAACCTGGAGGCAGACTGGGCTCACCAGCATCAGGTCTCTTACCTTCCTCCTGGCTCCTTACTTCCCATGGATCTCCAAGACTTCTTCTGCCCAGGCTGACCACAGCTGGCTCAGTCAGTCAGTGGGCAAGCCCGTCTCTGTCACATCTGCAGCAGTGGCAGAGCCCAGGGGCCTTCTGGGCTTCCTCTTACTCTTGACCCTATGGCTGCGGTTCCAGACGGCATAG
- the LOC127542365 gene encoding uncharacterized protein LOC127542365 isoform X2 — MRATRSTVRILGSWACHHSGADPPGRETFCIQMHPWQGPDCQVQPGSPVLCRFGNRQELVGLVGEPGKACSTPILAVRTAPYHSWLDAVARAAWKQIPSLPCMLFPPSSPYSHPRVHPAPYSALEEADSGIDSVRAQWPFPVTPSPGDPAKAHQLPPPRQRSSHTRLPLATTRGLPKDLVKSLFLPLGIPPAAKARAPTPSARSSAREPRGRAPTSQIHPGPVWPLRDLALGRLAADGGASQQGMQTARPEPQAAVGMAQAPAPLGLTKVGNLAQLETHSVTEAARVHTPSKARPSGVSEGAPPGPQMPQPATGRPQWIPWSQIIPPAARGPQTPWPQIPWPPSRQPQWIPQAQIPRPAIRGPLTSRPPTPWPATGGSLTSRPPTPWPATGGSLTSRPPTPWPATGGSLTSRPPTPWPATGGSLTSRPPTPWPATGGSLTSRPPTPWPATGGSLNPRPAAHTVAPWAHSHIPWPSGSQTHPTANADRPQTPAAVGSQTHSATDVLGAWLLPFQTVPAVLKSNTFGARAQLTYARARPWMAPDSEVAPEAAGPWVLQTPAAGQLPGQAPSGAGPWALAETEVPGPWSQRAAEPQSEGSLGARLAAPLPQPVAEAAGFWTTPAPAIKAIIPWPGPVSEMASEAIVPWAGPAPTMVQGLDLRNLPGTASGVRLPPSPALFSGSLTYWGPFLSPVLPLSPQSVPPAPAHSRPPLFSGALQALAWGPPGPSVPKSQPGSDSSGAGPSGIKDQLAPSSFPTSSAPSPFPSSAHLSSLAGPSRSRSPVPDLRHRLQQEQPLRVTLDQCLLGLGWRSSFQAYWLFQTALSSEQGPAECGARPGFAARCPTCWEAEEGEFPWVVSLQFSLSHFCSGSILNEWWVLTTASCANFIRNSEALAQVQAGVTDLEDQVRAQLVGIHRVLPYFGLEGPTGLGLILLKEPLRFQPRTLAVCLEEPSKRPAIQPRRHLHDCWVPGWTLIEGNLVTMQKRRLDVVEVSNCARFWPIESSMAFCVEAKKVTGQSSCKGDLGAPLMCRPKPHPEDAPWVQMGVLTAFDETCTRPYVFSRIHPFSLWLKASTKSQHPPWVQTAPRPTLSSLLQPEALVNRISLSFATPWQALIVTCDSRLCGGSILSPSWILTSAHCIRHMRTENMAVFLGLPQPGGNMTVARVSSVVLHERYQLVDGVPWNDLALVLLQKPLGSSQPLAPVGHVDDVNKAECWLTGPRELREGETDRNPQALHVQVKDALSCARHLPGSIRNSVLCLAPWVPEYQVALDLMGPGSALLCRSRGKNGTWRQTGLTSIRSLTFLLAPYFPWISKTSSAQADHSWLSQSVGKPVSVTSAAVAEPRGLLGFLLLLTLWLRFQTA; from the exons ATGCGAGCCACGAGGAGCACGGTGAGAATCCTGGGGTCCTGGGCCTGCCACCACTCGGGAGCTGATCCCCCTGGGAGGGAGACCTTCTGTATCCAGATGCATCCCTGGCAAGGCCCAGACTGTCAG GTGCAGCCCGGCAGTCCCGTGCTGTGCCGCTTTGGAAATCGTCAGGAGCTGGTGGGGCTGGTCGGCGAGCCCGGGAAGGCCTGCTCCACACCCATCCTGGCTGTGCGCACAGCCCCATACCACAGTTGGCTGGATGCTGTGGCACGCGCTGCTTGGAAGCAAATTCCGAGCTTGCCCTGCATGCTCTTTCCACCAAGTAGCCCCTACAGCCATCCCAGGGTGCACCCGGCTCCATACTCTGCCCTGGAGGAAGCCGACAGCGGAATAGATTCTGTGCGGGCCCAGTGGCCCTTCCCAGTGACTCCCAGCCCTGGGGACCCGGCGAAGGCTCACCAGCTTCCCCCGCCCAGACAGCGGTCCTCCCACACCAGGCTCCCCCTAGCCACCACTCGGGGCCTCCCCAAGGACTTGGTCAAGTCCCTGTTTCTGCCTCTGGGGATTCCACCAGCTGCCAAGGCCAGGGCTCCAACCCCTTCAGCCAGAAGCTCTGCCAGAGAGCCCCGGGGAAGGGCACCCACCTCCCAGATCCACCCCGGGCCTGTTTGGCCTCTCCGTGATCTGGCCCTAGGTCGCTTAGCTGCGGATGGAGGTGCGTCCCAACAGGGGATGCAGACAGCCAGACCAGAACCTCAAGCAGCTGTAGGGATGGCCCAAGCCCCAGCTCCCTTGGGCCTCACTAAGGTCGGTAATCTGGCCCAACTAGAGACTCACTCAGTCACTGAGGCAGCCAGAGTGCACACTCCTTCAAAAGCCAGGCCTTCAGGTGTCTCTGAGGGAGCTCCACCTGGGCCCCAGATGCCCCAACCAGCAACAGGACGGCCCCAGTGGATCCCCTGGTCCCAGATCATCCCACCAGCTGCCAGAGGACCCCAGACCCCCTGGCCTCAGATCCCCTGGCCACCTTCCAGACAGCCCCAGTGGATCCCCCAGGCTCAGATCCCCCGGCCAGCAATCCGAGGGCCCCTGACCTCCCGGCCCCCGACCCCCTGGCCGGCAACCGGAGGGTCCCTGACCTCCCGGCCCCCGACCCCCTGGCCGGCAACCGGAGGGTCCCTGACCTCCCGGCCCCCGACCCCCTGGCCGGCAACCGGAGGGTCCCTGACCTCCCGGCCCCCGACCCCCTGGCCGGCAACCGGAGGGTCCCTGACCTCCCGGCCCCCGACCCCCTGGCCGGCAACCGGAGGGTCCCTGACCTCCCGGCCCCCGACCCCCTGGCCGGCAACCGGAGGGTCCCTGAATCCCCGGCCTGCAGCTCACACTGTGGCTCCCTGGGCTCACTCTCACATCCCATGGCCATCTGGATCCCAGACTCATCCAACAGCTAATGCAGACAGACCCCAAACTCCGGCAGCTGTTGGATCTCAGACTCACTCGGCAACTGATGTTCTCGGAGCCTGGCTTCTTCCATTCCAGACAGTTCCGGCTGTTCTCAAGTCCAACACATTCGGAGCCCGGGCTCAGCTGACATATGCTCGAGCCAGGCCCTGGATGGCCCCAGACTCAGAAGTGGCCCCAGAAGCAGCTGGGCCTTGGGTTCTCCAGACACCAGCAGCTGGCCAACTGCCTGGGCAGGCTCCCAGTGGGGCTGGGCCCTGGGCTCTGGCTGAGACGGAAGTACCTGGTCCTTGGTCTCAGCGCGCAGCTGAGCCCCAGTCAGAAGGCAGTCTGGGAGCCCGCCTTGCCGCACCCCTGCCCCAGCCAGTGGCTGAAGCAGCCGGGTTTTGGACCACGCCAGCCCCGGCCATCAAAGCCATCATCCCCTGGCCTGGACCCGTGAGCGAGATGGCCTCTGAAGCCATAGTCCCCTGGGCCGGCCCAGCTCCCACCATGGTACAGGGACTAGATCTGAGGAACTTGCCAGGAACCGCCAGCGGTGTCCGCCTTCCACCTTCCCCGGCTCTATTCTCTGGCTCCCTCACCTACTGGGGCCCCTTCCTCTCCCCAGTGTTGCCCCTTTCGCCCCAGTCAGTGCCCCCAGCCCCTGCTCACTCGCGGCCTCCTCTCTTTTCTGGAGCTCTACAGGCATTGGCCTGGGGACCCCCAGGTCCATCAGTGCCCAAATCCCAGCCTGGCAGCGACTCCTCAGGGGCCGGCCCCTCCGGCATCAAGGACCAACTGGCTCCCTCGTCCTTTCCGAcctcctctgccccctccccctttccctcctcggCCCATCTCTCCTCTCTGGCAGGACCCTCTAGGTCCAGGAGCCCCGTGCCTGACCTCCGCCATCGGCTGCAGCAGGAGCAGCCCCTCAGGGTCACCTTGGACCAGTGTCTCTTGGGCCTGGGCTGGAGGAGCAGTTTCCAAGCCTATTGGCTCTTCCAGACGGCCTTGTCCTCTGAGCAGGGGCCAG CCGAGTGCGGCGCACGTCCGGGCTTCGCAGCTCGGTGCCCCACCTGCTGGGAGGCCGAGGAAGGCGAGTTCCCCTGGGTGGTCTCCTTGCAGTTCTCCCTGTCCCACTTCTGTTCGGGCTCCATCCTGAACGAGTGGTGGGTCCTGACCACCGCCAGCTGTGCCAACTTCAT ACGGAATTCGGAAGCCCTGGCCCAGGTCCAGGCTGGAGTCACCGACCTGGAAGACCAAGTTCGGGCCCAGCTCGTGGGCATCCACCGGGTCCTGCCTTACTTTGGGCTCGAAGGGCCCACGGGCTTGGGCCTGATCCTGCTCAAGGAGCCCCTGCGCTTCCAGCCCCGAACGCTGGCCGTGTGCCTCGAGGAGCCCTCCAAGAGGCCAGCGATACAGCCTCGGCGGCACCTCCACGACTGCTGGGTCCCCGGCTGGACCCTGATCGAGG GCAACCTGGTGACCATGCAGAAGCGGCGACTGGATGTGGTGGAGGTCAGCAACTGTGCCCGCTTCTGGCCCATTGAGAGCTCCATGGCCTTCTGTGTGGAGGCCAAGAAAGTGACGGGCCAGAGCAGCTGCAAG GGAGACCTGGGAGCCCCACTGATGTGCCGCCCAAAGCCACACCCAGAGGACGCCCCTTGGGTACAGATGGGGGTCCTCACCGCTTTTGACGAGACCTGCACTCGGCCCTACGTCTTCAGCCGTATCCACCCCTTCAGCCTTTGGCTCAAGGCCTCCACGAAATCCCAGCACCCCCCCTGGGTCCAGACTGCCCCCAGGCCCACCCTCTCTTCCCTGCTGCAACCTGAAG CCCTGGTGAATCGGATTTCTCTGAGCTTCGCCACACCCTGGCAAGCACTGATCGTGACCTGTGACAGCAGACTTTGCGGCGGCTCCATCCTCAGCCCGTCTTGGATCCTCACCTCAGCCCACTGTATCCGGCACAT GAGGACAGAGAACATGGCAGTATTCCTGGGGCTGCCACAGCCCGGTGGCAACATGACCGTCGCCCGCGTCTCCAGCGTGGTCCTGCACGAGCGCTACCAGTTGGTGGATGGGGTCCCCTGGAACGACCTGGCCCTTGTCCTCCTGCAGAAGCCCCTGGGCTCCAGCCAGCCGCTGGCCCCCGTTGGCCACGTGGATGACGTGAACAAAGCTGAGTGCTGGCTCACAGGGCCCCGAGAACTCCGAGAGG GTGAGACGGACCGGAACCCACAAGCCCTGCACGTTCAGGTGAAGGATGCTCTGTCCTGTGCCCGCCACCTCCCTGGCAGCATCAGGAACTCCGTGCTATGCCTGGCTCCCTGGGTGCCAGAATACCAAGTGGCTTTG GATCTCATGGGCCCAGGCAGTGCCCTGTTGTGCCGCTCACGGGGTAAGAATGGAACCTGGAGGCAGACTGGGCTCACCAGCATCAGGTCTCTTACCTTCCTCCTGGCTCCTTACTTCCCATGGATCTCCAAGACTTCTTCTGCCCAGGCTGACCACAGCTGGCTCAGTCAGTCAGTGGGCAAGCCCGTCTCTGTCACATCTGCAGCAGTGGCAGAGCCCAGGGGCCTTCTGGGCTTCCTCTTACTCTTGACCCTATGGCTGCGGTTCCAGACGGCATAG